Proteins from a single region of Corylus avellana chromosome ca11, CavTom2PMs-1.0:
- the LOC132165305 gene encoding uncharacterized protein LOC132165305, producing the protein MPQGSLKSAVYKSFVRCNDPKGVVECKTMRKSRTSSQKMDRRIESRRSTPKNSSDTSMEYKAEKEEMHLSKGFKEEVHSPSSFQLMEVSQGVQKLNRMIDSWTKGVRFDGQSKDIAEDLLKGALDLQESLIMLGKLQEASHYMTRLETKQNEKLELERRRIDEVGIDRKQSSEFGDQNCSGGFQKRRISADGSSRDHIEALREVIRDSFARQNILPNPTIEEMGYLHLRDLDSASEIPTTSSNQSLMVHPCDFSSIDPAFSSRALQTKEKAPNLIAKLMGLEDLPSKPLRTSLQKHLESERILNQRRAVFDIDRPRGRKPHSNADSERRTLKKILETMKFKGLLKSNSVKELKPPQSYHSKKRLIDEIPPIVLIKPLMEELQTPVLQEEEALNTKKMLRQVERKEKLIPSKTHKEGALSSKKMHRKMEAVEAPTKTLSLEEGTKHKEVVRKPEEKKVKSKEKASNKLKATGLVDQKLQKKEATDKKAHKIQNARGKPSEMENVKAKIVLKSEDQAKAASTKPRKHENGSNIINNQITRRPSAFQKSISKLTTKTTISSSTDQKKNQLKKTNPVREPIAAKSVIENFGSQEDDKRINLGSENCSPMIRTDTSLAGQLPLEEDIDASESYIEEHCSNSQSSLSDVIPLSPKHEIDDKTAEEAYNHIIHSRTDIKSFKSGTNLEALLLSSPSFLSRAEELFYLNVRNPSGISDLVEANVKPSLECANELIERKSLRDSQTLSHPLLLASVGNLRVCISIDNLVGEVCKGIENLRSYSNLAGESLLVDGIYAMLERDISCNGVENAIWDFDWRHAFSADDAEQVVNEIEKLLFDGLIEEVFT; encoded by the exons ATGCCTCAAGGCAGCCTGAAATCAGCAGTGTATAAATCATTTGTCAGATGTAACGATCCAAAAGGAGTTGTGGAGTGTAAGACAATGAGAAAATCAAGGACAAGTTCTCAGAAAATGGACCGCAGGATTGAAAGCCGAAGAAGTACACCAAAGAACTCCTCAGATACATCCATGGAGTACAAGGCAGAGAAAGAGGAGATGCATCTCTCAAAAGGGTTCAAAGAAGAAGTTCATAGTCCATCTTCCTTCCAACTCATGGAGGTCTCACAAGGAGTCCAGAAGCTGAACCGGATGATTGACTCATGGACTAAAGGAGTGAGATTTGATGGGCAGTCTAAAGATATTGCAGAAGATCTATTGAAAGGAGCTCTTGATCTGCAGGAGTCTCTAATCATGCTAGGGAAGTTGCAAGAAGCATCACATTATATGACTCGGTTGGAAACGAAGCAGAATGAGAAGTTGGAATTGGAAAGGAGAAGAATTGATGAAGTGGGGATTGACAGAAAACAGTCAAGTGAATTTGGGGATCAAAATTGCTCAGGGGGATTTCAAAAGCGACGGATTTCGGCCGATGGGTCTTCAAGGGATCACATTGAGGCGCTTAGGGAAGTGATCAGAGACAGCTTTGCCAGGCAGAATATATTGCCAAACCCAACCATTGAAGAAATGGGTTATCTTCATCTAAGAGATTTAGACTCGGCTTCAGAAATCCCTACCACAAGCTCAAACCAGTCTTTGATGGTTCATCCATGTGATTTTAGTTCTATTGACCCTGCTTTTTCATCAAGAGCTCTACAGACGAAGGAAAAAGCCCCAAATTTGATTGCCAAGCTTATGGGCCTAGAAGATCTCCCTTCAAAACCATTGCGGACCTCTCTCCAGAAACATTTAGAGAGTGAGAGAATTTTGAATCAACGAAGGGCTGTCTTTGATATTGATAGGCCTAGGGGAAGGAAGCCCCATTCTAATGCAGATTCAGAGCGAAGGACACTGAAGAAAATACTTGAAACCATGAAATTCAAAGGACTTCTGAAAAGCAACTCTGTCAAAGAGCTCAAGCCTCCTCAGTCCTATCATTCCAAAAAAAGGTTGATTGATGAGATACCGCCCATTGTTCTTATTAAACCTTTGATGGAGGAGCTCCAAACACCAGTGCTTCAGGAAGAGGAAGCTTTGAACACAAAAAAGATGCTCAGACaagttgaaagaaaagaaaagcttatTCCTTCCAAAACTCACAAAGAAGGGGCTTTGAGTTCCAAGAAAATGCATAGAAAAATGGAAGCAGTAGAGGCTCCAACCAAAACGCTTAGCTTAGAAGAAGGCACTAAACATAAAGAAGTAGTTAGAAAACcagaagagaaaaaagtaaagtCCAAAGAAAAGGCTTCAAATAAGCTGAAAGCTACTGGACTTGTAGATCAGAAACTGCAGAAAAAAGAGGCAACCGACAAGAAAGCTCATAAGATTCAAAACGCCAGAGGGAAACCATCAGAGATGGAGAATGTGAAAGCTAAAATCGTCTTGAAATCTGAAGATCAAGCGAAGGCGGCCTCCACAAAGCCAAGAAAGCATGAAAACGGATCGAACATCATAAACAACCAGATTACTAGACGACCAAGTGCTTTCCAAAAATCCATCTCAAAACTCACAACAAAAACTACAATTTCTAGTTCCACTGATCAGAAAAAGAATCAGCTGAAGAAGACGAATCCCGTCAGGGAGCCTATTGCAGCTAAATCAGTT ATCGAGAATTTTGGATCCCAAGAAGATGACAAGAGGATCAATCTTGGGAGTGAAAATTGCTCTCCAATGATAAGAACTGACACTTCTCTTGCGGGTCAACTTCCTTTAGAGGAGGACATAGATGCCTCTGAATCTTATATTGAAG AGCATTGCAGTAATAGCCAGAGTTCTCTTTCTGATGTCATACCACTGAGCCCCAAACATGAAATAGATGATAAAACTGCAGAGGAAGCTTACAATCACATCATTCACAGTAGAACAGATATCAAAAGCTTCAAAAGTGGAACTAATCTTGAAGCTTTGCTCTTGAGCAGTCCATCATTCCTGAGTCGTGCGGAGGAGCTGTTTTATCTCAATGTGAGGAATCCTTCTGGCATCAGTGATTTGGTAGAAGCCAATGTCAAACCCTCTTTAGAATGTGCAAATGAACTCATTGAACGTAAAAGCCTTAGAGATTCTCAGACATTAAGCCATCCTTTGTTGCTTGCGAGTGTGGGCAACTTGAGAGTGTGCATCTCAATAGATAATTTGGTGGGGGAAGTTTGTAAGGGAATTGAAAATCTGAGAAGCTACAGCAATCTTGCTGGTGAGAGTCTTCTTGTAGATGGTATTTATGCAATGTTGGAGAGAGATATAAGTTGCAATGGAGTGGAAAATGCAATCTGGGATTTTGATTGGAGGCATGCATTTTCTGCGGATGATGCTGAGCAAGTAGTGAATGAGATAGAGAAGCTACTTTTTGATGGGTTGATTGAAGAGGTCTTTACATAA